One window of the Pyxicephalus adspersus chromosome 5, UCB_Pads_2.0, whole genome shotgun sequence genome contains the following:
- the LOC140331659 gene encoding sterile alpha motif domain-containing protein 9-like, which yields MDIPIKMPLNFEEWTKDHVKLWVTKQLKLDSSVGDIIYNQEVTGEILKILTKQDLVEMGIKHGPATLIAHHLKKLNQSCKEGQQSNTKVNEKGTDAKQKKTKSKQDTSDSPKETKPSRENKEPENASKEPEEPKSTSAEYSNSHSKTTPCTFDCSHVNKCYIQHHYLPPESGTSNYIDPVHEYKEFTKTENATTEDKKMKFCNEVFRFAAACMNARTNGTIHFGVRDKPHGAIIGVYIENSETYVNYIDQMINKYFEEKQLDLAKQCIRPPRFVQVLCQDNTKSDLFVIEVDVVPAYKFCHSQVFHTYEYVFKDKTWKKGKEKCCFLRDGASSKDILANVQHDMAGLKSFYTQTKDRDDARKAAEDNQRKNLQKDQEPGFKLVSLLTGNRDTLDNSYYKWYILVVNKCRESHTKTLDFMHEVPWFAVLDFDPESVTNGLCKAFQEKRKPSLHVPSQYQNMDNVTNEKLEELKLYQKTAWIFCNGRLDLESQDYKPLNYKQWQKEKAADVRRLVSFLCRKDVMERGKFIVVFLLLSVVEDPVDPMNEVFSAFYQELSGMTDILCICESEETFQSWKGLQTRLESEEVMEERCVYHLDIENVNGTILKLKSNTRSSSRFLPSHGGSSTILHRKDEDLMASLNILCANECHDTDMESNESKFKDFIKTQEEHFYKGGNATWWNFYFSMKKYTGPFIERDIHKKLKEQIEFWSKCDKQISVKIITLFHHPGCGGTTTAMHVLWDLRETFRCATLQRKTDSFTDIAEEVINLAVSGSPNRTDYYPVLLLVDDYEEEENTFLLQNSIQSVISKRYMKFEKPVVIILNCMRSQNPEQSSKSNCTNSVPLTYKLSEQEQRAFETKLKEIEENYEKPDDFYSFMIMKSNFDKRYIENVVRNILKGLSATSKQAQFISILALLNKYVKDSTISASMCEEFLGITAKKTYWGYESIEDTMGTYFAIILRTEVQEYGRYQGLRISHPLIAKQCIEELMNTYNIQQSSVMLRLLDNNVFHSTGIGREILCQNMQSMLVTRHRKEHGDETDTLFSPLIEEIQKHEGNLYVTMVLNEGTKRFNQNPYICQALARHFYIREKKFPEALYWAKEAKRIAPMNSFVLDTLGQIYKTQMKSMMDTFSKDNPVSAEELKILLETAENASLAFRECQEQTEKTERERAEDELTKARRYRVYNTAGYLGHIEVCLYTIKILLQIPWFSSKDILSRKHLMQYLSGKWDISVDNASEDYQKFLNVLNEFRSFLIKLNTYLKDAFDFFQDYFVYLKQRNILKESTDFKTREKVSEYYINYRRNFCNLDLMKITDEKETQGGGVLKRIEDYRLGLQSCRADRFSGILEYLTDPIKEDKNMEAIVKAYKYLLQNRTDKFIMRDKQNFILANIVLHCISPKSKQIAPFETLKKYLREVLQHSGLDFKFPEPYFLASLLFWPHNIHQLDSDSKHIAEYIIAMKKTFRGQYRHMCHAKQPIAHFYLGKHTGLARLVHKDKIDKKFPVPTSDLNSLWQSGDIWKEKETKDLLQLVNGRAEDNMIYVECKGGIKIPVRPVYLGQLRSGKSIERVSFYLGFSMDGLNAYNVESI from the coding sequence ATGGACATTCCCATAAAGATGCCTCTAAACTTTGAAGAATGGACAAAGGATCATGTAAAACTTTGGGTCACCAAACAACTTAAACTGGATTCATCTGTTGGAGACATTATTTACAATCAAGAAGTAACCGGGGAGATCCTAAAGATACTGACTAAACAAGACTTGGTGGAGATGGGAATCAAGCATGGCCCAGCTACATTAATAGCTCATCACTTGAAAAAACTCAATCAAAGTTGCAAAGAGGGCCAGCAGAGTAATACAAAAGTGAATGAAAAAGGCActgatgcaaaacaaaaaaagacaaaatctaaACAGGACACAAGTGACTCACCCAAAGAAACAAAACCTAGCAGAGAAAACAAAGAACCAGAGAATGCGTCCAAGGAACCAGAAGAACCAAAGTCAACCTCTGCTGAATATTCTAACAGTCATTCAAAAACAACACCGTGCACTTTTGACTGCAgtcatgtaaataaatgttatattcagCATCATTATCTTCCACCAGAATCAGGCACATCTAATTACATTGACCCAGTACATGAGTACAAGGAGtttactaaaacagaaaatgctacaacagaggataaaaaaatgaagttctgTAATGAAGTCTTTAGGTTTGCCGCTGCATGCATGAACGCCCGCACAAATGGCACTATCCATTTTGGAGTACGGGACAAGCCACATGGAGCAATTATTGGTGTTTACATTGAGAACAGTGAAACATATGTCAATTATATAGATCAAATGATAAACAAATACTTTGAGGAAAAGCAACTGGACCTGGCAAAACAATGCATTCGTCCACCTCGATTTGTCCAAGTACTGTGTCAGGACAACACAAAGTCTGATTTGTTTGTTATAGAAGTAGATGTAGTTCCTGCATATAAATTTTGTCACTCCCAAGTATTCCACACATACGAGTATGTTTTCAAAgacaaaacatggaaaaagggtaaagaaaaatgttgttttctacGAGATGGAGCAAGTTCTAAAGATATTCTTGCAAACGTACAACACGATATGGCTggattaaagtcattttacacTCAAACAAAAGACAGGGATGATGCCCGAAAAGCAGCTGAAGACAATCAGAGAAAAAATCTACAGAAAGACCAAGAACCTGGCTTCAAGCTTGTAAGTTTACTAACTGGAAACAGAGACACCCTGGACAACTCATACTATAAATGGTATATTCTAGTTGTAAACAAATGTCGTGAAAGCCATACAAAAACCTTAGACTTTATGCATGAAGTGCCTTGGTTTGCAGTTTTAGATTTTGATCCTGAGTCAGTTACTAATGGTTTATGTAAAGCTTTCCAGGAGAAACGGAAACCTAGTTTGCATGTTCCAAGCCAATATCAAAATATGGACAATGTCACAAATGAAAAGCTTGAAGAGCTTAAACTGTATCAAAAAACTGCTTGGATCTTCTGTAATGGGAGACTGGATCTTGAAAGCCAAGACTACAAACCCTTAAATTACAAGcaatggcaaaaagaaaaagcagcagatgTAAGACGATTGGTATCCTTTCTTTGCAGAAAAGATGTTATGGAAAGAGGGAAATTCATTGTTGTGTTTCTTTTGCTTTCAGTTGTTGAAGACCCAGTTGACCCCATGAATGAAGTTTTCAGTGCCTTTTACCAAGAGCTTAGTGGTATGACAGACATCCTTTGCATTTGTGAAAGTGAAGAAACTTTTCAAAGCTGGAAAGGATTGCAAACTAGATTAGAAAGTGAAGAGGTAATGGAGGAAAGGTGTGTCTACCACTTGgacattgaaaatgtaaatgggacaatTTTGAAACTGAAGTCCAATACCCGCTCGTCAAGCAGATTCTTGCCATCACATGGTGGATCTTCTACCATTCTACACAGGAAAGATGAGGATTTGATGGCTTCCTTAAATATTCTTTGTGCCAATGAGTGTCATGACACAGACATGGAGAGTAACGAGTCgaaatttaaagattttataaagacacaagaagaacatttttacaaaggTGGCAATGCAACATGGTGGAACTTctatttttcaatgaaaaaatacacaGGACCATTCATTGAAAGAGATATCCATAAAAAGCTAAAGGAGCAGATTGAATTCTGGTCCAAATGTGACAAGCAAATAAGTGTAAAAATTATTACTCTTTTTCACCACCCTGGTTGCGGAGGTACCACCACAGCAATGCATGTCCTCTGGGATTTAAGAGAAACATTTCGCTGTGCAaccttacaaagaaaaacagatagTTTTACAGACATTGCAGAGGAAGTTATTAATTTAGCTGTCTCTGGTTCACCCAATCGCACAGATTATTACCCAGTCTTGCTTCTTGTGGATGattatgaagaagaagaaaacactTTCCTTTTACAGAATTCTATCCAGTCTGTAATTTCGAAACGATACATGAAATTTGAGAAGCCAGTTGTGATCATTTTAAATTGCATGAGATCGCAGAACCCAGAGCAAAGCTCAAAATCTAATTGTACAAACAGTGTCCCATTAACCTATAAGTTATCTGAACAAGAGCAAAGAGCCTTTGAAACAAAGTTGAAAGAGATTGAGGAAAATTATGAAAAACCAGATGATTTCTATTCATTTATGATCATGAAAAGCAATTTTGACAAAAGGTATATTGAAAATGTGGTAAGAAATATACTAAAAGGATTAAGCGCTACAAGCAAGCAAGCCCAATTTATTTCCATTCTAGcccttttaaacaaatatgttaagGATTCTACAATTTCTGCATCAATGTGTGAGGAATTCCTTGgcataacagcaaaaaaaacctatTGGGGTTATGAGAGCATTGAAGACACCATGGGAACTTATTTTGCCATAATACTTCGCACAGAGGTGCAAGAATATGGGCGATATCAAGGTCTAAGAATAAGCCATCCATTGATTGCAAAACAATGCATCGAAGAATTAATGAACACATACAACATTCAACAAAGTAGTGTCATGCTTAGATTGCTGGACAATAATGTTTTCCATAGCACTGGAATTGGCAGAGAGATTCTATGTCAAAACATGCAGAGCATGCTGGTAACTCGGCATCGAAAGGAGCATGGTGATGAAACCGATACCTTGTTTTCTCCATTAAttgaagaaatacaaaaacacgAAGGAAATTTATATGTGACAATGGTTCTAAATGAAGGAACAAAGAGATTCAACCAAAACCCTTATATTTGTCAAGCATTGGCAAGACACTTTTACATCCGAGAGAAAAAATTTCCAGAGGCATTATATTGGGCAAAGGAGGCAAAGCGAATTGCACCAATGAATTCCTTTGTTCTAGATACACTTGGTCAGATTTATAAAACCCAAATGAAATCTATGATGGACACGTTTAGCAAAGATAATCCTGTCTCTGCTGAAGAACTAAAAATACTTTTGGAAACAGCTGAAAATGCATCACTTGCTTTCAGAGAATGCCAGGAACAGACAGAAAAAACTGAGAGAGAAAGAGCAGAAGATGAACTGACGAAGGCTAGGCGCTATCGGGTGTACAATACAGCAGGGTACCTTGGTCATATTGAAGTCTGcctttacacaataaaaatacttcTACAGATACCATGGTTCAGTTCAAAAGACATTTTGTCAAGAAAACACCTAATGCAATACTTGTCTGGCAAATGGGACATTTCTGTTGACAATGCCAGTGAAGATTACCAAAAGTTTCTTAATGTTCTCAATGAGTTCAGATCCTTTTTGATTAAGCTGAACACTTATCTAAAGGATGCTTTTGATTTCTTTCAAGActattttgtgtatttgaaaCAACGAAACATCCTAAAGGAAAGTACAGATTTTAAAACAAGGGAAAAAGTTTCAGAGTATTATATAAACTATAGACGCAATTTTTGCAACCTTGATCTTATGAAGATCACAGATGAAAAGGAAACACAAGGCGGAGGGGTTTTAAAACGAATTGAGGATTATAGGCTTGGTCTTCAGTCATGCAGGGCAGACAGGTTCTCAGGTATTCTTGAATATCTTACAGATCCTATAAAGGAGGATAAAAACATGGAGGCCATTGTCAAAGCCTACAAATATTTACTCCAAAACCGTACAGACAAATTTATTATGAGAGACAAGCAAAATTTTATCTTGGCAAATATTGTGCTTCATTGTATTTCTCCGAAATCAAAACAGATTGCACCTTTTGAAACACTGAAAAAGTATCTCAGGGAGGTTCTGCAGCATTCTGGTCTTGATTTCAAATTTCCAGAACCTTACTTCTTAGCCTCACTCCTGTTCTGGCCTCACAACATTCACCAGTTGGATTCTGACTCCAAACACATAGCTGAATACATTATTGCTATGAAGAAAACTTTCAGAGGTCAGTATCGGCACATGTGCCATGCCAAACAGCCCATAGCACATTTCTATCTTGGCAAGCACACTGGCTTAGCAAGACTTGTTCACAAAGACAAAATTGATAAAAAGTTTCCTGTTCCAACATCTGATCTAAATTCCTTGTGGCAGAGTGGAgacatttggaaagaaaaagaaacaaaagatctGTTACAACTTGTAAATGGAAGAGCTGAAGATAACATGATCTATGTGGAGTGTAAAGGCGGAATAAAGATTCCAGTGAGACCAGTTTATCTTGGACAGTTGAGAAGTGGCAAAAGCATTGAGCGGGTGTCCTTTTACCTTGGATTCTCTATGGATGGCCTTAATGCTTACAACGTAGAAAGCATTTAA